One Succinispira mobilis DSM 6222 genomic window carries:
- the pyrF gene encoding orotidine-5'-phosphate decarboxylase: MILDKRLIVALDVPNMAKLSNLVIGLGESVTYYKVGMELFYSCGAEVVRYLKGNGKSIFLDLKLHDIPNTVGSSLAALTELGVDMLNVHATGGFQMMQFAAQTVKARAAELGIKAPKLIAVTVLTSISAEEWQELNYAESISAQVIHLAKLAKKAGLDGVVASPQEAAAIRAACGEEFLIVTPGIRPAGSELNDQSRIATPKAAIENGATHLVIGRPITKATDLKQAVQDIVKEMQEAKK; the protein is encoded by the coding sequence ATGATTTTAGATAAAAGATTAATTGTGGCCTTAGATGTGCCGAATATGGCTAAGTTGAGTAATTTAGTTATTGGACTTGGTGAAAGCGTAACTTATTATAAAGTAGGCATGGAACTTTTTTATAGTTGTGGTGCGGAAGTAGTTAGATATCTTAAAGGCAACGGAAAAAGTATTTTTTTAGATTTAAAATTACATGATATTCCTAATACGGTGGGCAGTAGTTTAGCAGCATTAACGGAATTGGGCGTAGATATGCTTAATGTTCATGCTACCGGTGGTTTTCAAATGATGCAATTTGCGGCACAAACTGTAAAAGCACGTGCGGCTGAACTAGGAATTAAAGCCCCGAAATTAATTGCCGTAACGGTGTTAACTAGTATTTCGGCAGAAGAATGGCAAGAATTGAATTATGCTGAAAGCATTAGTGCGCAAGTAATTCATTTGGCGAAATTGGCTAAAAAAGCCGGCTTGGATGGAGTTGTTGCCTCGCCACAAGAAGCTGCGGCAATTAGAGCAGCTTGTGGTGAAGAGTTTCTTATTGTAACGCCAGGGATTCGTCCAGCAGGTAGTGAATTAAATGACCAAAGTCGTATTGCTACACCGAAAGCTGCCATAGAAAATGGCGCAACTCATTTAGTTATCGGTAGACCAATAACTAAGGCAACGGATTTAAAGCAAGCGGTACAAGATATAGTTAAGGAAATGCAGGAGGCGAAGAAATAA
- a CDS encoding dihydroorotate dehydrogenase: protein MGLTAAQLQRLNTEIVGINMPTPIMTASGTFGWGVEFEDFLDLNQVGGIVVKGTTLKPRAGNFGQRAVETPAGMLNCIGLENPGVEAFLQDILPKLGKYYSPVIVNIAGNTPEEYGEVAKYLDVPGVAAIELNISCPNVKEGGIAFGVCPDSASKVVRAVKQAVSKPVITKLSPNVTDIVAMAQAVEQAGSDAICMINTLVGMKIDIHKQKPVLGNVMGGLSGPAIRPVAVRMVYQVAQAVHIPIVGMGGIMTAEDAIEFFLAGASAVAVGTANFVNPSIAQEINYGILAYLDKYNYKHVQELVGLAWQ, encoded by the coding sequence ATGGGATTAACAGCGGCTCAATTACAACGCTTAAATACCGAAATCGTAGGCATTAATATGCCGACGCCAATCATGACGGCTTCCGGGACCTTTGGTTGGGGTGTAGAATTTGAAGATTTTTTGGATTTAAATCAAGTGGGCGGAATTGTTGTTAAGGGCACAACTTTAAAACCGCGTGCCGGTAATTTTGGACAACGGGCCGTAGAAACTCCGGCGGGAATGTTAAATTGTATTGGTTTAGAAAACCCCGGTGTAGAGGCTTTTTTACAAGATATTTTGCCTAAACTAGGAAAATACTATAGCCCGGTAATTGTAAATATTGCTGGCAATACGCCCGAAGAGTATGGGGAAGTGGCAAAATACCTAGATGTACCAGGTGTTGCGGCGATTGAATTGAATATATCTTGTCCAAATGTTAAAGAAGGTGGCATTGCTTTTGGGGTTTGCCCTGATAGTGCTAGCAAAGTTGTGCGGGCTGTAAAACAAGCAGTTAGTAAACCCGTTATAACTAAACTATCACCGAATGTTACGGACATTGTGGCGATGGCGCAAGCCGTGGAACAAGCTGGGTCCGATGCTATTTGTATGATTAATACTTTAGTAGGGATGAAAATTGATATTCATAAACAAAAACCAGTTTTGGGAAATGTGATGGGCGGTTTGTCTGGGCCCGCAATTAGACCTGTAGCTGTACGCATGGTGTATCAAGTGGCTCAAGCAGTGCATATTCCGATTGTTGGCATGGGTGGAATCATGACGGCTGAAGATGCAATTGAGTTTTTTTTAGCGGGAGCTAGTGCAGTAGCTGTGGGCACGGCTAATTTTGTTAATCCGAGTATCGCTCAAGAAATTAACTATGGAATTTTAGCGTATTTAGATAAATATAACTATAAACATGTGCAAGAATTAGTTGGTTTGGCTTGGCAATAA
- the carA gene encoding glutamine-hydrolyzing carbamoyl-phosphate synthase small subunit, translating into MLNSRAGKLVFADGSVYHGDLLGAENAVGEVVFTTGMSGYQEVLTDPSYCGQIIVMTYPMIGNYGVSDFFNQSRKSFARGYVVEQLCEQPNNWRMQETIASFLNKQGLTCLYNVDTRAITRKIRNHGVLKGVIVGEEVSQAEIERLLATPEEHGQVVEVTTPEKYSLGLENTGKHVAVLDLGIKQNILQVLLDFNCKLTVFPATATFEEILASSPDGIFLSNGPGDPKDLPFVIAMVKKLIGQKPIFGICLGHQMLALALGADTYKLKFGHRGINHPVIDLELDKVFISSQNHGYAVTEESLVGLPLQITHLSVNDRTIEGFKHTQLPIFSVQYHPEAAPGPDGHEYLFERFLKNMGEK; encoded by the coding sequence ATGCTAAATAGCAGAGCGGGGAAATTGGTGTTCGCGGATGGAAGTGTATACCATGGCGACTTGTTGGGGGCTGAAAATGCTGTAGGGGAAGTAGTTTTTACTACCGGCATGAGTGGCTATCAAGAGGTGTTAACAGATCCTTCGTATTGTGGACAAATTATTGTCATGACTTACCCGATGATCGGTAATTATGGAGTGAGTGATTTTTTTAATCAAAGTCGCAAGTCTTTTGCTAGAGGTTATGTAGTCGAACAATTATGTGAACAACCTAATAATTGGCGCATGCAAGAAACTATTGCTAGTTTTTTAAATAAGCAAGGCTTAACTTGTTTATACAATGTAGATACACGGGCTATTACGCGTAAAATTCGTAATCATGGTGTGCTAAAAGGTGTTATTGTGGGTGAAGAAGTATCGCAAGCAGAAATTGAGCGTTTGTTGGCAACACCTGAGGAACATGGGCAAGTTGTAGAAGTTACAACTCCGGAAAAATATAGTTTGGGGTTAGAAAATACTGGTAAACACGTAGCTGTTTTGGATTTGGGGATTAAACAAAATATCTTGCAAGTTTTACTCGACTTTAATTGTAAATTGACAGTTTTTCCAGCTACGGCAACATTTGAAGAAATTTTGGCTAGTTCACCAGATGGAATTTTTCTTTCTAATGGACCGGGGGATCCTAAAGACTTACCTTTTGTAATTGCAATGGTGAAAAAACTTATTGGGCAAAAACCGATTTTTGGGATTTGCTTAGGCCACCAGATGTTAGCATTAGCTTTGGGGGCAGATACTTATAAATTAAAATTTGGTCATCGGGGAATTAATCATCCTGTTATAGATTTAGAGTTAGATAAGGTTTTTATAAGCTCGCAAAATCATGGTTATGCTGTAACAGAAGAGTCCTTGGTGGGTTTGCCTTTGCAAATCACACACCTTTCGGTTAATGACCGCACAATAGAAGGATTTAAACATACCCAGTTACCAATTTTTTCGGTGCAATATCATCCGGAAGCAGCTCCAGGACCAGATGGACACGAATATTTGTTTGAACGGTTTTTAAAGAATATGGGGGAAAAATAA
- a CDS encoding helix-turn-helix transcriptional regulator — MRTISLTERQKKIAEMVRERGPITGESIAQNLNVTRAALRSDLAILVMSGVLDARPKVGYFYTGKNNLSMLTDELANLCVRDIQSVPVVLQNNKNAYDAIVMMFLEDVGSVFILDEHSFLCGVVSRKDLLKASLNNKEDLSKTPIVMVMTPLSKLIVTTTDEPIAVAIRKIIDNEIDGLPVVKQVGKEKKYEIVGRLTKTNLSRLLLDLAEGRGRFLS, encoded by the coding sequence GTGAGAACAATTTCATTAACAGAAAGACAAAAGAAAATTGCAGAAATGGTTAGAGAGCGAGGACCAATAACTGGAGAAAGTATTGCGCAAAACTTAAATGTGACTAGGGCTGCCTTACGTTCTGATTTAGCAATCTTAGTAATGAGTGGCGTGCTTGATGCTAGACCGAAAGTAGGTTATTTTTACACTGGTAAGAACAACCTGAGCATGCTTACGGATGAATTAGCTAATTTATGTGTGCGGGATATTCAATCCGTTCCAGTAGTTTTGCAAAATAACAAGAATGCTTATGATGCGATTGTAATGATGTTTTTAGAAGATGTTGGCAGTGTATTTATATTGGACGAACATTCTTTTTTATGTGGTGTAGTATCACGCAAAGATTTATTAAAAGCCTCCTTAAATAACAAAGAGGACTTGAGTAAAACTCCGATAGTAATGGTAATGACCCCATTATCAAAATTAATTGTAACTACAACAGATGAACCGATCGCGGTAGCGATAAGAAAAATTATAGATAACGAAATTGATGGTTTGCCAGTGGTGAAACAGGTCGGTAAAGAAAAAAAGTATGAAATTGTCGGTCGGCTAACTAAGACAAATTTGAGTAGATTATTATTAGATTTAGCAGAAGGAAGAGGGAGGTTTTTATCATAG
- the pyrE gene encoding orotate phosphoribosyltransferase: MQETEVLALLEETQAVMHGHFLLTSGLHSPMYVEKFNVLQHPKYTEKLCQALAANFAQDQVQLVVGPVTGGILLAHEVGKALGTRAIFTERENGKMTLKRGFEIPAGTKVLVVEDIVTTGGSVFEVLDVIKEHGGEVVGVGLLVDRSGGKVDFAVKTKALLTLNIETYPATTCPMCAQGQEFTKRGRTGK; encoded by the coding sequence ATGCAAGAAACAGAAGTATTGGCCTTATTAGAGGAAACACAAGCAGTTATGCATGGACATTTTTTGCTAACGTCAGGACTTCATAGTCCCATGTATGTTGAAAAATTTAATGTGCTACAACATCCGAAATATACAGAAAAACTTTGTCAAGCTTTAGCAGCTAATTTCGCTCAAGATCAAGTTCAACTGGTTGTGGGACCAGTTACGGGGGGGATTTTGCTAGCCCATGAAGTTGGGAAAGCTCTAGGAACTAGAGCAATATTTACGGAACGAGAAAATGGAAAAATGACTTTGAAACGTGGCTTTGAAATTCCTGCAGGCACAAAAGTTTTAGTTGTAGAAGATATTGTTACTACGGGTGGTTCAGTTTTTGAAGTACTAGATGTTATCAAAGAACATGGTGGTGAGGTAGTTGGGGTCGGTTTACTTGTTGACCGCAGTGGTGGGAAAGTTGATTTTGCTGTTAAAACCAAAGCCCTATTAACCTTAAATATTGAAACTTATCCAGCGACAACTTGTCCGATGTGTGCTCAAGGACAAGAATTTACGAAGCGTGGTAGAACTGGTAAATAA
- the carB gene encoding carbamoyl-phosphate synthase large subunit, protein MPKKTYIKKVMVIGSGPIVIGQAAEFDYAGTQACRTLKNEGIEVVLVNSNPATIMTDTDIADRVYIEPLTVEFLEEVIKKERPDGLLATLGGQTGLNLAVDLAKRGVLSEYKVELLGTSIESIKKAEDRELFKETMQKINQPIPESAIVETVAAAREFARRVGYPLIVRPAYTLGGTGGGIATCEAELLEITNRGLKHSLIGQALIERSVAGWKEIEYEVLRDAADNCITVCNMENIDPVGVHTGDSIVVAPTQTLTDREVQMLRTASIKIVRELGVEGGCNVQLALDTQSERYCVIEVNPRVSRSSALASKATGYPIAKVAAKIAIGYRLDEIINEVTQKTMACFEPALDYAVIKFPRWPFDKFVDADRVLGTQMKATGEVMAIERNIEAGLLKAVRSLEIGLTHLQLPELEKLADQELFAKVAEITDERIFVIAESMRRGLSIAEIHEITKIDNFFLQKFLNIVEMEKSLKASGFDAKLIRKAKKMGFADVTIANLLNSTALEVRNFRKNAAIIPTYKMVDTCAAEFEAFTPYYYSTYAQEDEVAVSERKKVLVLGSGPIRIGQGIEFDYCSVHSVWALKELGYETIIINNNPETVSTDFDTSDKLYFEPLTLEDVLNVIDKEQPEGVIVQFGGQTAINLAGPLAACGVKILGTSVNSIDMAEDRERFEELLTELNIARPKGRTVTNITEALSAAAHVGYPVVVRPSYVLGGRAMEIVYNDEELHHYMSYAVKASAEHPVLVDHYMQGTEVEVDAICDGTEVLIPGIMEHIERAGVHSGDSIAVYPPKNLSERIIAKVIDYTNKLALGLKVQGVINIQYIVKDEQLYVIEVNPRSSRTVPFLSKVTNIPIVKLATKIATGKTLKDLGYKSGLCMFPDYYAVKAPVFSFAKMNLVDISLGPEMKSTGEVMGIDRYYSRALYKATIASGINIPHEGAILFTVADRDKEEAGVLAQGFEELGYKIIATKGTSNYFKSLGIVCTEAVKISEGTPNLLDDIKAGKINLVVNTLTLGKQLERDGFKIRRATVEHALPCLTSMDTAKEVMGVIANMRRRRLISVMAMQDFNWEV, encoded by the coding sequence ATGCCGAAAAAAACGTATATAAAAAAAGTAATGGTTATTGGTTCAGGGCCAATTGTCATTGGTCAAGCGGCTGAATTTGACTATGCTGGAACCCAAGCTTGTAGAACCTTGAAAAATGAAGGAATTGAAGTAGTTTTAGTAAATAGTAATCCAGCGACAATTATGACTGATACTGATATTGCAGATCGCGTCTATATTGAACCATTGACAGTAGAATTTTTAGAAGAAGTAATAAAAAAAGAACGTCCAGATGGCTTGTTGGCGACTTTAGGTGGGCAAACTGGTTTAAATTTAGCAGTTGACTTAGCTAAACGGGGCGTTTTGAGTGAATATAAGGTAGAATTACTAGGTACGAGTATTGAGAGTATTAAAAAAGCGGAAGACCGCGAATTATTTAAAGAAACCATGCAAAAAATCAATCAACCAATTCCGGAAAGTGCCATTGTAGAAACTGTAGCTGCGGCTAGAGAGTTTGCTAGACGGGTTGGTTATCCGTTGATTGTGCGGCCTGCTTACACCTTAGGGGGTACTGGAGGCGGAATTGCAACTTGCGAAGCTGAATTACTAGAAATTACTAATCGGGGTCTAAAACATAGTTTGATTGGGCAGGCCTTGATTGAACGTAGTGTAGCGGGCTGGAAAGAAATCGAATATGAAGTATTGCGCGATGCTGCTGATAATTGCATCACGGTATGTAATATGGAAAATATTGATCCAGTAGGGGTACATACTGGTGATAGTATTGTTGTAGCACCAACGCAAACGTTAACAGATCGAGAAGTGCAAATGCTGAGAACTGCATCCATTAAAATAGTCCGCGAACTAGGCGTTGAAGGTGGTTGCAATGTGCAGTTAGCTTTAGATACGCAGTCAGAGCGGTATTGTGTAATTGAAGTTAATCCACGGGTTAGTCGCTCGAGCGCCTTGGCTTCTAAAGCTACTGGCTATCCAATTGCTAAAGTTGCCGCTAAAATAGCTATTGGTTATCGATTAGATGAAATAATAAATGAAGTAACACAAAAAACTATGGCTTGCTTTGAACCGGCTTTAGATTATGCGGTAATTAAATTCCCGCGTTGGCCGTTTGATAAATTTGTCGATGCTGACCGTGTTCTAGGTACGCAAATGAAGGCTACTGGGGAAGTAATGGCCATAGAAAGAAATATTGAAGCGGGGCTGTTAAAGGCTGTGCGTTCTTTAGAAATAGGTTTGACCCATTTGCAATTGCCAGAATTAGAAAAATTAGCTGACCAAGAGCTGTTTGCTAAAGTTGCAGAAATTACGGATGAACGGATTTTTGTAATCGCGGAAAGTATGCGTCGTGGTTTAAGCATTGCTGAAATTCATGAAATAACTAAAATTGATAATTTCTTTTTGCAAAAATTCCTTAATATTGTAGAAATGGAAAAAAGTTTAAAAGCAAGTGGGTTTGATGCGAAATTAATTAGAAAAGCTAAAAAAATGGGTTTTGCGGATGTAACAATTGCCAACTTGCTAAACTCGACAGCGTTAGAAGTAAGAAATTTTAGGAAAAATGCGGCGATTATTCCTACTTATAAAATGGTAGATACTTGTGCAGCGGAATTTGAGGCCTTTACACCATATTATTATTCGACCTATGCTCAAGAAGATGAAGTAGCGGTGAGTGAACGAAAAAAAGTATTAGTGTTAGGCTCAGGGCCGATTAGAATTGGGCAAGGCATAGAGTTTGACTATTGCTCGGTACACTCAGTTTGGGCTTTAAAAGAATTGGGATATGAAACAATTATTATAAACAACAATCCGGAAACTGTAAGTACAGATTTTGATACTTCGGATAAATTGTATTTTGAACCTTTAACCCTAGAAGATGTTTTAAATGTTATTGATAAAGAACAGCCCGAAGGGGTAATTGTCCAATTTGGTGGGCAAACAGCTATAAATTTAGCCGGTCCTTTGGCAGCTTGCGGGGTTAAAATTTTAGGTACTAGTGTCAACAGTATTGATATGGCCGAGGATCGAGAACGCTTTGAAGAGTTGTTGACAGAGTTGAATATTGCGCGTCCTAAAGGTCGAACGGTAACTAATATTACGGAAGCACTTAGTGCCGCAGCTCATGTAGGTTATCCAGTTGTGGTGCGTCCGTCTTATGTTTTAGGTGGAAGAGCGATGGAAATTGTTTATAATGATGAAGAATTACATCATTATATGTCTTATGCCGTAAAAGCTTCGGCAGAACATCCGGTTTTAGTAGATCACTATATGCAAGGTACCGAAGTAGAAGTTGATGCGATTTGTGATGGTACAGAAGTTTTAATTCCAGGGATTATGGAACATATTGAGCGGGCAGGAGTACATTCTGGCGATAGTATCGCTGTATATCCACCTAAGAATTTATCGGAACGTATTATTGCTAAAGTGATTGATTATACCAATAAATTGGCCTTGGGCTTAAAAGTCCAAGGGGTTATTAACATCCAATACATAGTAAAAGATGAACAATTGTATGTTATTGAGGTGAATCCGCGCTCTAGCCGTACCGTACCTTTTTTAAGTAAAGTTACTAATATTCCAATTGTTAAATTGGCAACTAAAATAGCTACAGGCAAAACCCTTAAAGATTTAGGCTATAAAAGTGGCCTTTGCATGTTCCCAGATTATTATGCGGTAAAAGCACCAGTGTTCTCGTTTGCAAAAATGAATTTAGTTGATATATCTTTAGGGCCAGAAATGAAATCCACTGGCGAAGTTATGGGGATTGACCGCTATTATTCGCGGGCACTGTATAAAGCCACTATTGCTTCAGGGATTAATATTCCGCATGAGGGGGCAATATTGTTTACTGTCGCAGATCGCGACAAAGAAGAGGCTGGTGTTTTGGCTCAAGGGTTTGAAGAGCTAGGCTATAAGATAATTGCGACTAAAGGAACGTCAAATTATTTTAAAAGCTTAGGAATAGTTTGCACTGAAGCGGTTAAAATTAGTGAAGGCACACCAAATTTATTAGATGACATTAAAGCTGGAAAAATAAATTTAGTGGTAAATACTCTAACTTTAGGCAAACAATTAGAAAGAGATGGGTTTAAAATTCGCCGAGCTACAGTGGAGCACGCTTTGCCATGTTTGACCTCAATGGATACGGCTAAAGAAGTAATGGGCGTAATTGCTAATATGCGTCGCCGTCGTTTAATAAGCGTTATGGCGATGCAGGACTTTAACTGGGAGGTGTAA
- a CDS encoding dihydroorotate dehydrogenase electron transfer subunit, with protein MKKIIEAKVVKQVEIGPQVYKTEVYVPELASITLPGQFAQLKVKGAQQPLLRRPISVADVDGDAKTLTFIYKVLGEGTQALSLVQVGEYLDIVGPLGNGFNLTAKKPLLVGGGLGIAPLIYLSRVFCGLNTEVLLAGRSAQELFWQDLFTASCKQIHITTDDGSLGVQGNALALLPELLASGKYDAVYTCGPVKMMQGVAKLAIEQGIPCQVSLEKYMACGIGACLSCSCATKSGKRVKVCTDGPVFPAEEVIEWD; from the coding sequence TTGAAAAAAATTATCGAAGCAAAAGTAGTTAAACAAGTAGAAATTGGACCACAAGTTTATAAAACTGAGGTTTATGTGCCGGAATTGGCGAGCATAACTTTGCCAGGGCAGTTTGCACAATTAAAAGTTAAAGGCGCGCAACAACCATTGTTGCGCCGTCCAATTAGTGTAGCCGATGTTGATGGTGATGCTAAGACTCTAACTTTTATTTATAAAGTATTAGGTGAGGGCACCCAAGCACTCAGCTTGGTACAAGTTGGCGAATATCTAGATATTGTAGGTCCGTTAGGTAATGGCTTTAATTTAACGGCAAAAAAACCCTTACTAGTGGGGGGGGGCCTTGGGATTGCGCCTTTAATTTATCTTAGCAGAGTTTTTTGTGGCCTGAATACAGAAGTTTTATTAGCCGGTCGGAGTGCACAAGAATTGTTTTGGCAAGATTTGTTTACGGCAAGTTGCAAACAAATTCACATAACTACAGATGATGGTTCTTTAGGTGTGCAAGGCAATGCTTTAGCGCTATTACCGGAGTTGTTAGCAAGTGGAAAATACGATGCAGTATATACCTGTGGGCCAGTTAAGATGATGCAAGGTGTGGCTAAATTGGCAATTGAACAGGGAATTCCCTGCCAAGTGTCGTTAGAAAAATACATGGCTTGTGGCATTGGCGCTTGCTTATCTTGTTCATGTGCAACGAAAAGTGGCAAGCGAGTAAAAGTTTGTACAGACGGACCAGTTTTTCCGGCTGAAGAGGTGATAGAATGGGATTAA
- a CDS encoding dihydroorotase, producing the protein MKLLIKAGRVVDPSQNLDKVMDILVEDGKVVEIAPVIEAATATVVDAAGLVVTPGLIDLHIHLREPGLEAKEDIISGTQAAAAGGFTTVACMPNTKPVVDNSIVISGLKERIGREAIVKVEVIGAVTKGQEGQELAEMGDMTFAGAMAFSDDGHYVQNAKLFSSALEYASIFDKTIISHAEDYKLSDGYMHEGVVSARLGIPGLPAVAEDIAVARDILLAEYAKAKVHIAHVSTAGSTEIIRQAKKRGVKVTAEVAVHHLTLTDEACASFNTAFKVSPPLRDQVHVEALRAGLLDGTFDAIVTDHAPHAFEEKDVEFRYAPNGFAGLETSVGVVLTELYHTGVLNLTELVNKMSTQPAQVFGLERGSLKVGMPADITILDINKKWQVQSTKFYTRGKHTPYENKECVGAAVMTIVDGKIVMKEGVVC; encoded by the coding sequence ATGAAATTACTAATTAAGGCTGGACGCGTAGTTGATCCAAGTCAAAATTTAGATAAAGTTATGGATATCCTAGTTGAAGATGGTAAAGTTGTGGAAATAGCTCCTGTAATTGAGGCGGCAACGGCAACTGTGGTTGATGCAGCTGGTTTGGTAGTTACCCCAGGTTTGATTGATCTGCATATTCATTTGAGAGAGCCAGGCCTAGAAGCTAAAGAAGATATAATTTCGGGAACGCAAGCCGCAGCGGCCGGTGGTTTTACAACAGTAGCTTGCATGCCCAACACCAAGCCTGTTGTTGATAACTCGATAGTGATATCGGGGTTGAAAGAACGAATTGGTCGTGAAGCGATTGTTAAGGTGGAAGTTATCGGGGCGGTAACTAAAGGGCAAGAAGGTCAAGAGTTAGCGGAAATGGGCGATATGACTTTTGCGGGCGCGATGGCCTTTTCTGATGATGGACATTATGTGCAAAATGCCAAGTTGTTTTCTTCAGCTTTAGAGTATGCAAGTATTTTTGATAAAACAATAATTTCCCATGCGGAAGATTATAAACTTTCAGATGGTTATATGCATGAAGGTGTAGTATCAGCAAGACTAGGTATTCCGGGGTTGCCTGCTGTAGCAGAGGATATTGCCGTAGCAAGAGATATTTTATTAGCGGAATATGCTAAAGCGAAAGTACATATTGCGCATGTTTCTACAGCTGGGTCAACAGAAATAATTCGTCAAGCTAAAAAACGCGGTGTAAAAGTAACGGCCGAGGTTGCAGTACATCATTTAACACTTACTGATGAGGCTTGTGCCAGCTTTAATACAGCGTTTAAAGTATCACCACCACTAAGAGATCAAGTGCATGTTGAAGCTTTGCGTGCGGGCTTGTTAGACGGGACATTCGATGCAATTGTAACTGACCATGCACCACATGCTTTTGAAGAAAAAGATGTGGAGTTTCGTTATGCGCCTAATGGTTTTGCGGGCTTAGAAACTTCAGTAGGGGTAGTATTGACCGAGTTATATCATACAGGCGTGTTAAATCTAACGGAGTTAGTAAATAAAATGAGCACTCAACCAGCGCAAGTTTTTGGTTTGGAGCGGGGCAGTTTAAAAGTGGGTATGCCCGCAGATATAACAATTTTAGATATAAATAAAAAATGGCAAGTACAAAGTACAAAATTTTATACACGGGGTAAGCATACTCCTTATGAGAATAAAGAGTGTGTAGGCGCCGCAGTAATGACGATAGTAGATGGTAAAATTGTAATGAAAGAAGGTGTGGTATGCTAA
- a CDS encoding aspartate carbamoyltransferase catalytic subunit → MKPVSLYGKDILTLADFNVDEYNLILDTAREMKNIINRDIKKVPTLRGKAVINLFFEASTRTRTSFELAGKYLGADVVNITTSTSSVTKGESLRDTILTVEAMNVDAIVMRHPVEGAAHFAAGIAKPVIINAGDGAHAHPSQGLLDMFTIKAHKGTFSGLKVAILGDILHSRVARTNIIALTKLGAEVHLAGPRTLIPRDIEQMGVVIHDRVETALKDADVVDVLRIQLERQKKGLFPTPREYARIFGLNAKRFALAKPDALILHPGPMNRGLEIAPDVAYSDNSAIQEEVQNGVAVRMALLYLVLMGGK, encoded by the coding sequence ATGAAACCAGTTTCCTTATATGGCAAAGATATTTTGACCTTAGCAGATTTTAACGTAGATGAATATAATCTAATCTTAGATACAGCGAGAGAGATGAAAAATATAATCAATCGAGATATAAAAAAAGTACCAACGCTACGAGGTAAAGCTGTAATAAACTTATTTTTCGAAGCAAGTACTAGAACTAGAACTTCGTTTGAATTAGCGGGTAAATACTTAGGCGCCGATGTAGTTAATATTACAACTTCTACTTCTAGTGTTACCAAAGGTGAAAGTTTGCGCGATACAATTTTGACAGTTGAAGCAATGAATGTCGATGCGATTGTGATGCGTCATCCAGTAGAAGGAGCAGCGCATTTTGCCGCTGGAATCGCTAAACCAGTAATTATTAATGCCGGTGATGGGGCGCATGCTCACCCATCACAAGGGCTATTAGATATGTTTACCATCAAAGCCCATAAAGGCACTTTCTCTGGCCTTAAGGTTGCAATTTTAGGGGATATTTTACATAGCAGAGTAGCGCGTACCAATATTATAGCTTTGACTAAATTAGGGGCAGAAGTTCATTTAGCTGGACCGAGGACTTTAATTCCGCGTGATATTGAACAAATGGGTGTAGTAATTCATGATCGTGTAGAAACAGCCCTTAAAGACGCGGATGTTGTAGATGTGCTTAGAATTCAGTTGGAACGCCAAAAGAAAGGTTTATTTCCGACGCCTAGAGAATATGCTCGGATTTTTGGCTTAAATGCGAAACGCTTTGCTTTAGCCAAACCCGATGCCTTAATTTTACATCCAGGGCCAATGAATCGTGGACTGGAAATTGCACCTGATGTTGCCTACTCAGATAATTCAGCAATTCAAGAAGAAGTTCAAAATGGGGTAGCGGTAAGAATGGCTTTACTATATTTAGTGCTTATGGGGGGAAAATAA